gaaggggtgccgtgaacaggagatttttatttggctcggcCCATGGTGTTGCTCGCAGGACTTTTCGggttaatcgtgcccgagggaagaaaagggaggaaaggaaagaatgaaaaaaagaggggccCAGAtccctattcttccctcgggcacgattaacTCGAAAAGTCCTGCGAGCAACACCATGGgccgagccaaataaaaatctcctgttcacggcaccccttcacactgcaacgcgccacttaggggtcggcttgacccatacctttggattTCCGTTCATTGCAAAGGAGGGCAATGAATGCAACGGATAGTGGCCATGTTTCTCCCACTGATAGTCAAGTGGGTGGCGGGTGAACAcctgctatttaaaaaaaagaatggggtAGGAGAGGACGAAAGGGGGGATGAACATTGAACAGGGGATCGGAAGCATACCGCCTTCTAATGGGAAGTAAGAGTACGGGGGATGATGTTGGCCTTCGTTCTCCTTTTTTGCCAACAGAACTTAAggaaaggaaacgaaaaacGCCCCTCGTAAAGCAAGAGAAGGTGGAAGTGGGGTCACACAAAATGCAGATAGAAAGACTGTCGTCTTTTTGTTGGACAAAATGGCGTGAGCAGCTTTcggagggttttttttttcgactccTTCCTTATTATCTCTActcgataaaaaaatattgggtTTTCAACCAGAAATTTGGCGTCTTTTTCACGACTGTGTATCGTATAAGTGCAATCGACAAGTCATTGTCGCCTTTTTAACGACAACCGTTTTGAGAGAGTACAACGAACATGGACAGACCCCTCTACTGGTGGCCATTCAGCGGGGAAATTTGGACATGGTCAAATTATTGGTTGGCAAACTGGACGTTCCCATCGGGCAAATTGGACGAATGATGTGGAATGGTGTCGAATACCTGGACGTTCCAGCACTGTATACGTGGCTATCGTTTGCGGAGAGTTGGACATTGCCGCCTTTCTCCTTTCCATGAAAGTGGGCTCGAATCAGCAAACCATCCCCACCCAAAAGATCGATTCCATCGTCTCAAGTCCCAACGGCCGACAGGAGAAGATCAACATTCTGGAACTGATGGGTGCagtcaatttttacttttacgaaACGCATCCAGCCCCGCAAAACGGCCTCATGTACTGGAGGGCAGCCATGCATCTTCGACGGTCGATGGTGAATAACCGgacatacagtacctacctcaAGTTTGGGAATGCGCGAGAGAACCTAATGGGGAAAGGCTTTTTTTCtcggcgttcccaaaaatccaattttcatCGGATTgcgacaaattttttttttgccgtaGCCATTTTGGGTAGCattaagctaaaaaaaaaatttatttttccgatCAAGGGAAGGGTAGGTTTAAAATGGATTCCTAAATTTGGGTTGAACACTCTATAGAGCTCCATGCAAATTAGGGTACTTTGAGGGGGGATAACTACAGAACGGGTTAAGGTAGGAAGACGCggaaaactctgaaatgaagAGCTTCACAAGCTCAACAACGgaattcattttcagatttgTTTCTCCATTTTATGGGGAAAAAATGATCCATTTTAAACCTACCCTTCCCATGatcggaaaaattaaaaaaaaaatagcttgATGCTACCCCATAAAGAAATTCTCGGCTTCGACTTCAATCAAGACTTTTAGAGCGACTCCGGGAGCGAGTTGGGCCTCGACATGAATAGCGACGTGAGCAGTGACTTGGAAATAAGCAACTTGACGGCAGTGACGAGTGACACTGGGAGTGACCAGGACAACAACTTTAATGACGACTTGAATAGCGACTTGAACCGGAGCTCCGCTGACTGGAGTCAAGTTGGCATTTCTTCGGAGGAGGATGAAGATAGCGGCAGTGATTTCAATGACGACAGTGACGTGAGTGGATGTCCGTCGTGTGGTAATGACGGAGAGATGTCTTCGGACGAAAGTGACGACGAGGACTTTGAGCTGATTATAGATCATCGCGACGAAATGGAAAATGACGACATGGCCGACGATCCAGCCGAGGATTTGCAGCTGTTCGTGATCTAGTTGATCCTTCAACTCGGAGCCGATCCTAATGCGGCCGACTTGCACGGGGCAACTCCTCTCCACTTGCTGGCCATGATGAATCGCAGCAGCGTTGCTCAatatcggctgctgctggaatacGGGGCCCACATAGACCAGCCGGACGACAGCAGTTCGACACTTGATGCTCTTTCAGGAATGGCAAAATCAACTCGCCCGTCAGGGGATTTCCGATCTTAACCTTCAAATCCTCATCAGCGACGCTCTGTCGCTGCCTCTAATAAGTTGCTTGGCTTCTCGAGTCTTACGCAAAAATATGAATTCcaagttttaaaaagtttttaagTAAATTTCCAAGTTGGAATTCCATTCGACGAAGAGGAGGTTCCACCCACTCTACACTCTTTTTTCATTCGGCTACATATATATTATAGCCTAATCATGTTCATTTTTCCGTGTTTTGATACTTGTCTCTCTTGTGAcagttgattttaataaatttcagataaagaaaatatgttggttttgccttttcatttgttttatttaatagGAAAAATTAATCACGTGGGTCAGAAAAATGCGGAATTTTTATGGGAATAAGAACTTCGCCATATCTTAAAATTTGTTATACCAATAAATAAGGTCGACACGATAGATTAGCTTTTTGTTGTGTATTTGAAGGTTAAATAATAAAggtactatttaaaaaatatacatgTTGATTAATCTACAATCTTCTTATCGATAGAATCTatatgaaaatggaaaatcgcATTAGGCCTATCAATCAACATGGttggaaattcaatttttccatAGATAAGAATGTAAAACAAATCTTGTATCGTAACTTATTGGTTTCAGAAAATTGCTTAACAAGGCCGGCAAAGCGGCCTGTAGCTTATTGTATGTCAAAACTTTTTGCGTTTAAATCGAGATTAAATCGAGATTGGGCGGATGTCTCATGAAGCTTCTATCACTGGTATGGACTGTCGCCAAACTCATCCGCTTTGGGCTGAACACGCACTGGCATTCCTCTTATTCGACGGAAATTATGTGGATGGGCAGCAAGACTCGTCGAAGAATGAGCAGAGGCTGGAACACGTCCGTCTCTCTCTTGATCacgtcaaagttaaaaatcgGGTACACGTCGTCAGAGAACCCGGACGAGTTCTTCTCGAGGAGTTCCATTTATAAATATCTCAAATTctcaattcaaattgaatagaattttgttttgttatttcgggttaaacgaaaaatttttaaatctcgAGAAAGTCCATTCAGGTTTCATTCAAATCAAACTCAAATCCGGTGGTAGCCCAAGGCTTCCAATGACGTCAGCGCAATGCCGTCGATGGATTATTGTTTAGTTACACCTTGAACGATTCGCCCACAGCAGTGAATAATGTAAAAGGGGAAAGGGACAAATATTGTTGGCACCTCAATAAAAACGCCCACCTGGGTTTCGTGTGTCATACCGAACATCTCTGGGATTTTGGCGTATATATTTTGAAGGTTGAACAGGTTATCGTGACTCAGGAACTCATACAAGAAAACTTTCAGGtgtaattaattaatattcGTCTGGATACAGTCATTTATCGGACTAAACATCATTCAGGTTTCTCTAAGACCAAGAGGAAAATGGCaagcaaaaaaatttctttgttggcTCAGTTTGACGACATTTGTCGTGGTTTCAGCTTCTGGATCAACGACCCACTTCGAGGTAAGTTTTCACGAAATGATCCAATTCCTTGCATACGAAATCCTGTTGTTGGAATCTTGCAGTTGAAATCAATCAATTGTTTGGATTTTGGTTTCTAGAATTCGAAGTATTTGCCAACAACCAAGAAGATTGCCGCAAGAAATGGTTATCTACCGAGGAAATGTGTTCGACGGCCTTAAAGGAGTTAAACGAAGCTCGAGCCAACAGAGAGAAGTTAGAACTGCAGGTCCGCCACGTTACCGAGTTGCTGAAGAACGAAATTCTTATTCGTCAACGACtacaaaaagaggaaaaagacttggtaaaaaaacaaacaaaaaaaaacaatgacgtTTAAAAGACTACCTACTGACTGTTGCCTTTCGTTTGCAAAAGGAACGAAAACTTATTATGGTCAAACAAATCGTTACAACAGATCAAAACATCACTGAGGAGACACGTGACAGACTAGTTTCCATCAGTTCGATCGAGTCTTATTCACGATGCGATTTGGAATCGCCTGGCAATCACTTGATCGATTCAACAAGTGATGAAATAGAGAGCAGTACTCAGTCGATACTTTCGTCGCTGGATATTACGAGCGAGAAGACGGACGAAGACTTGGAACTTTCTGTCGTCCGTTCTGTCCGTAAGTTCAGGGGTAGAGCCCTGAACGAGACTGTGAACGCCCGAGATGGGAATAACAAACGTCCTCATCCAGCAGTAAGTaaaacttttttgattttcaatgTCATTGGAAGagtcagttttattttattctaaagAGCCGGTCGATAGCGATTTCCAATACGATTGCACCTCCCGAGTTGTTTTCAATTCCTCCTCAAACTACGCGCAAAATCAGCATGGATTTCCCGGGGGAATTTGCGTCACCGACGtccaatcagtttaatatgtGCAATCAAGGTACGATAGTGTTATCGTTTTTCAAACTGTATGACtaaaattttaagatttttgaaatttttatcggTTTACTAATTATTTTAAGGAAATGACAAAAGAAGCGTTTCGGCCACGAAAAAAGTTTTACGGCCGCACATGTTTTCCAGCAAGGTTAAATAGATTTTTAGtatcaatgaaataaaaataatttcaataatttgttttataggTTATACTTAAGCAAGAAACCTGTATTCCTTGTAGAAATAGGTACTCCCCAATATTGCAACAGAACAAATCATTTGATAATGTtgctttcaattaatttttgcctTGTCTATTAATGATTCTGTTATTGGTTAAATAGGATCCGATTCGGAAAGACTGCCTTGAAGTGTTCCGACTGTCTAGGAACTTGCCacgtaaataaatatttttgaaataaatttattcttaTGGGTGCCAAAGTAAAAGGatactttttaaattaaaaacaaaatctaggTTGAATGCAAATCTTCTATGCCGATCCCATGTGTTCCTACTTGTCGGACGCCCACTCGTTTTGTCGGCTCGATCGCCGACTATTCACCCAAGACCACGCCCATGATCCCTTCCCTTATTATCCATTGCGTGGAAGAGATCGAAGTACGAGGATTGGAGTGCCTAGACTACCGCGCAATCGCccctgaaaaagaaatcattgcATTAAAAGTAATTGaacttcaaattttattttcaactgcCATTTGGTTAACACTAGTTTACGTCAAGGAACAACTTCTTCGGGGTAAAATACGATCGGGAGAGATGTCCAGCATAAATACTCCCGTTATTACAAACGTTGTTCGATCCTTCCTCCAGTCTCTCAAAGAGCCTCTGGTTACGTACACTGCTAGGGAATCGTTCATTAAATTGGCATACGTTCAAGAAGAAATCGACGTTCAAGTATGATTAACAATTCATTCCGGAGATTATTAAATTACTGTACGTAtcatttaatttatattttgacTAGACAGCTGTTTGTTCTCTCATTCCTGAACTGCCTCGGCCTAACCGTGACACCCTGGCTTATCTAATACTCCACTTTCAACGGTGATAACATTCTACATTTTTCCGGAGAAATCTGCTTTacattcgttctttttttttttaccagagtGGTGGAGAACCAACGTAGTCGTTTATCGACTATAAATATTGCAAAATGTTTTGCTCCTATGATAATTGGCCATTCGCGCTCTCAAATCGACGATGGGCTTAAGAAACTTCAGGACATGAAAGAACAGCAAATGGTGAGTTTTGAGCTTTCATCACCATTGCGTCTACTATTTACCTGCATGTAACATAATATGGCACATAATTtgatataataatattatgtTCTTCAATTTCTCCTATttacatttgttttatttttaggtcaTGGAAAAACTCCTCAACATTGCAAGGTAAAAAGATCAACatagtttatttttgaatttttgaagaattaatcatgatttaaaattgtttgctCTTGGTAGCGATTATTGGAATTGTCACGCATCTTGCACGGATTCTCCCAATAACACTCCTGTAAAGGGGAAAAGGTGATCTGAAATCCATATATTTATGGTGGTTTGGTGTCTTTAATGTGATATTTCCTTTTAGAAACTTGAAGAAGACTGGCTTTTTCACATCGCCTCATTTTTAAACGACTGAAATTCCTGTTTCTTTCGAACAATTGTATGTGAATGCTCTTATTATTAGTCTGTAATTATTCAATCTCGGTAGTAAACCATCTTTCTATGCGCAATCCTGTCAAAGAATAATGTCAACCATATTAatcttagttttttttagttgaaaaaTATTAGTGCTAATCCAATACGCAAAGAGAATTTGTTAattctcaaaaaaaaagaaaaaaaaaagaaagattgtaGCGTTCATTCATTTGACCATAAAACTTATCCTCTTCATCTAATGAATTGCAAATTTTATTATCTAAGAATCCTGAAGCATTTGAAAAGATCGTTGTCAGGGACAATTCGACGCACTGTATGATTTTATCCGAGGAGTCAAGTAGGAATACGGTACTTTAGTTAtatacaaagaaaatttatccttttttcttccacaaATCACGCACGATTTTTCCAAGATAACTAAATCAAATTTAGAAATActagttttttaaagaaataaaacttatagtagaaaataaaatgcacCGAATATTTCTGAAGCCATTTGTATTTAAAgagcagacaacaacaacgaaagaTCAAGAAAACTCAGCAAAAAAGATTGGCCTTCAAATCAAAAACGCAGAAAAACATTATCACAAAAGATacgtctaaataaaaaaaacaaacaaacatggaATATGTGTAATCGAGGGCATAGCCAGGGAGCTTTGCCGTTTTCTGTACTAGGTGAATGTAAACGTTATgcacgaaaaaaaatcaattttcttatttgcgaATGTTTATTTGGTCCGCAATGCGTAATCATGATGaacatgtttcgaaaaaatgcAGTCGCAGCCCACACAAGGTGACTGCAATGAAAGGCGGTAGAGGCTGTGGAACGAATGCTGTTTCATTCTTTAATAAAATGttaaggaaggaaaaagagagttCGATGGTCCTCGATCGTACGTTTTTTAGCGATTTTAACCCAGTATGTAAAACCTAGCTAATATTCATCAACAAAGAGGATCCAGCTACTAATTGGGGATCCGAGTACTAAATCTATTGCTACAGCTGTTTAAGTTTAAGGGACACTTACGTTTTACTTGAATACATATGCATTTACTCGATTGAGGGGCACTAATCATTCGGCAAAAAGGAAATCTTATTCAAGAACAAGATTAAACACGAAAAATCGATGGAATTTTGAAGACTTGGGGGAACTTTTAGTTTTCGAAGTTCACATGCGCTCTTCGACGGTAGTCAAACACTTTCGGTTCCAAAAACATGAATGCTAACACAACCGTATCAGTTAAGTAGAGCTCTTTGCCTCAGCAGTCAACTGCTTGATCAAAAAATCTGGCAACTCTCAACGTAATCTAAACAGTCTATGACTGttatttgtcttgttttttcgttttcattttttttttcagtggaATGGAAGAGAGGTTTTACTACAGACTACGAAGTATAAAAATTGCGATTCCTTATACCCTCCTTGCATAAATGGTGCTTGAGCTTGACGCTAGGGGCAGGTCGAACGTTTAGGAAAAGATTTCCAgctctttttccatttccataCTCATTACGTGCTCCACACGCAC
The sequence above is drawn from the Daphnia pulicaria isolate SC F1-1A chromosome 1, SC_F0-13Bv2, whole genome shotgun sequence genome and encodes:
- the LOC124320840 gene encoding secreted acidic protein 2-like, which translates into the protein MNSDVSSDLEISNLTAVTSDTGSDQDNNFNDDLNSDLNRSSADWSQVGISSEEDEDSGSDFNDDSDVSGCPSCGNDGEMSSDESDDEDFELIIDHRDEMENDDMADDPAEDLQLFVI
- the LOC124320657 gene encoding rac GTPase-activating protein 1-like, producing MASKKISLLAQFDDICRGFSFWINDPLREFEVFANNQEDCRKKWLSTEEMCSTALKELNEARANREKLELQVRHVTELLKNEILIRQRLQKEEKDLERKLIMVKQIVTTDQNITEETRDRLVSISSIESYSRCDLESPGNHLIDSTSDEIESSTQSILSSLDITSEKTDEDLELSVVRSVRKFRGRALNETVNARDGNNKRPHPASRSIAISNTIAPPELFSIPPQTTRKISMDFPGEFASPTSNQFNMCNQGNDKRSVSATKKVLRPHMFSSKVILKQETCIPCRNRIRFGKTALKCSDCLGTCHVECKSSMPIPCVPTCRTPTRFVGSIADYSPKTTPMIPSLIIHCVEEIEVRGLECLDYRAIAPEKEIIALKEQLLRGKIRSGEMSSINTPVITNVVRSFLQSLKEPLVTYTARESFIKLAYVQEEIDVQTAVCSLIPELPRPNRDTLAYLILHFQRVVENQRSRLSTINIAKCFAPMIIGHSRSQIDDGLKKLQDMKEQQMVMEKLLNIASDYWNCHASCTDSPNNTPVKGKRNLKKTGFFTSPHF